ACTGGTCCGAGGACTGCCGACATAATCATGAAACATTCGGATGCCGACATGCCGAGCGCGCGCAAGGCTATCGGCAGATGTGAGTCCGGCCATTTTCCGATGATACGATCGGCACGATCAAAAGACACATCCAGCGAATCAGCGAGAGCAGTGCGGAAAATCTGATCATCAATCAGAAGCGCTGTATCAATCAGGTGTTCCGGTGTCGCAAGCGCGCCGGGATTGAAAAAAGAGACTTGTGGTGCTTCTTCGCCCGCGCGTTCATCCTCATTGACATCCGAAAAGCTGACCGACTTCCCTGTTTCAATGCCAGCAAGGTTCTCTTGTAAAGCAAGCAGACGGTCGATCACGGCATCATTGAAGCTGCGCAACACACCTTTGAGCAGAGGGTCGCCCGACTGCCTGCGTGCGATGGCACGGGCATGCGCAAGTCCATTTTTGCTGATAATATCGAGAAGGTCTTGAGGCCTTAAAGCTGCCGAGCGTAGTAAAACCGGCGCAGATATTTCAACAGGCTCATTAGCCAGAGCGAGGACCAGACGACGCGGCGCATCTTCGATTTGTGCAATCGCATTGGCTGCTTGTCGTTTGCCACGCAAAGTGGCGCGATCAAGAAGCGGGAATGCGAGATCTTCAAGCTGATGGGCGTCTTGTCTGCCGGGGCGCGTCAAAGAGGCAAACGCAGCTATTGCAGCGACCAGAAGGTCGTCCGCTTTGCTGCCATCAGCTCTCGAATTTGACTGGTTCCGATTGCCTGAAATCTCTTCCAGAACGCGGAACTGATCGTTTGTCACGCAGGGTACTCCGGTAGGCAAAAACTATGAACGCGGCCTGCCGCATGTCGGCGTAATGGATAATAATTATGAAGCCTTAGCAACTCATTAACCGTGCGCGAGAAAGCATCTGTTTTGAGACAGTTAACTTGCCTCATAAGTTGAACAACGCGCTTGATTGAAGAAACTTTGCAGCTGCTGGGTCCAACTTTCATCAGGAACGAAGCTGCGTAGAACAACTGCACCTTCGCTAATATCCTGTTCGATAATGATCGACCGACCATCATTCTGAATGCCTTCTGAGCGCAGCGCAGCAATACCGATTGGATCAGCAATAATCAGATCGAGCTGTCGGTCACCGGCGACACTATCATTCAAACTGTAAAGATTGTCGCCATTTGGTGCATAAATGGAGAGCGACCAGAAGGGCAGGTTACCTTTCGTCGTGATATGCACAGGGCCATCCGTCAAATCGAACCGGCACGCAGCCTGCTCCATTAAAGGGTCCTGGTCACTTACAAGGCCGGATGTATCGGAGAGCACATGGAAGCGATAGGCGTCACCGAGCGTTTCGAGATGTGACCATGCGTTTTTGCTCGAATAAAAGGGCACCAGCAGCAAGACGGCGATATGCACAATCGCCGCACCAACCACACCAAGAAGAAGCAGGCGCAGGACTTTAGTCACGGCACGCCTCCGTGTTCGCTAGGGGCGTGATGCGCGGCATAACAAGATCAACCAGACCGGAAGAACTGGCGGCGGGCGTATCATAGAGTGTCATGACCAACACAAAATTGCCTGCGTCTTCCACGGGTAACCAGTTATCAGGGCTGGCGTCGGGGCTGATGGTAATTTTCACGCTGCCGTCGTGTTCATACAGCACCTCGCGCGAGTGCAAGGCTGGTTGCAAACCCGCGCGTGGTTTTATCGGTTCAAGATCGGTATTGGCGGGATAAAGTGTCCAGAACCGTGCAGAAGGAGTGAAACCGCTCAAGCTATAGCTGCATCCCCGTCGTAATTCGCGTCCGTTGCTATCCCGGCGCGCATAAAAGGGGAGGCCTTCGGCGGTGCCAAGTGCGAGATAGGCTTTGCGCGCTGCGCGGGCTTTCGAATAAGGGTCTGCCTCTGTGGTTCCAGCAGCTGGATAAGCATTCCATGCGCCGAGCTGCAACTCACCGAAGCCATCGAAATGATCCAACGCATAATCGGTTGCCCATATGCCGCCGCCAAGCGCAATAACGAGTACCGTAATGACTTTGAGGATTGTTTTCAGCATTCTGATCTCAGAGTACCGATACTTTATTGCGTACTGCAAGAGCTGGAACCGGCGGTGCATTGCGCAAAGCGTCGCTCAGCTCTTTAAGCGTTTTGGTAGCAACGGGCGACAGCACGCGTGGAGCTGCCGACATGGCTTCTTCTGGCTTGTCTGTTGCCGCCACTTTCGGTTCGGTTGATTTGGCAGGCGCCGGGAAGGCGGGCGTGATACCGGGAATTGGCTTTAATTCGATGTTCTGATGAGCATAATTCATCATCCGCTGCCACGCCATTGCAGGGAGCACGCCGCCGGTTAGTTCCTTCATCGGTGTGAAATTATCGTTACCAAACCAGACAGCTGCTGTGAAATTCCCGGTAAAGCCAACAAACCATGCGTCACGATAGTTCTGTGTTGTGCCGGTTTTGCCGCCAACGCGTGTCATCGGCAATGCCGCGCGACGCGCTGTGCCGCGTTCCGGCACTTGCACCAGCATCGAATTCATCTCGAAGGCTGCTTTTTCAGACAATGCCCGGTGCGGCTTTGGTGCATCGCGTGAATAGTCCCACAAGACTTTGCCTTCGGACGAAACAATCTGGGTGAAAGCATGGCGATTGCCAGCCATCCCGCCATTGGGAAACACGTTAAAGCCGGTCGCCTGATCCATCACCGTCATTTCAGAGGTGCCGAGTACCATGGTTTTATGTGAGGAAATGTTTGATTCCACACCCATAGCTTTCGCGAGCGCAACAATGGGTGCGGTTGTCAGATGATCCTTGGCAAGACGAACTGGAACTGAGTTGAGTGATCTTACAAGTGCTGTCGTCAGATCGACGCGACCGGCAAAGCTGCGACCATAATTGCGAGGTGCCCAGTTC
This genomic stretch from Brucella pseudogrignonensis harbors:
- a CDS encoding DUF2336 domain-containing protein is translated as MTNDQFRVLEEISGNRNQSNSRADGSKADDLLVAAIAAFASLTRPGRQDAHQLEDLAFPLLDRATLRGKRQAANAIAQIEDAPRRLVLALANEPVEISAPVLLRSAALRPQDLLDIISKNGLAHARAIARRQSGDPLLKGVLRSFNDAVIDRLLALQENLAGIETGKSVSFSDVNEDERAGEEAPQVSFFNPGALATPEHLIDTALLIDDQIFRTALADSLDVSFDRADRIIGKWPDSHLPIALRALGMSASECFMIMSAVLGPVAADRDGLREFIHIYRSIDQEKAVMLVRRWKADDMSKALRSKLREMVTAADVDSASIRSSL
- a CDS encoding DUF1214 domain-containing protein, which encodes MLKTILKVITVLVIALGGGIWATDYALDHFDGFGELQLGAWNAYPAAGTTEADPYSKARAARKAYLALGTAEGLPFYARRDSNGRELRRGCSYSLSGFTPSARFWTLYPANTDLEPIKPRAGLQPALHSREVLYEHDGSVKITISPDASPDNWLPVEDAGNFVLVMTLYDTPAASSSGLVDLVMPRITPLANTEACRD